A section of the Ruania halotolerans genome encodes:
- a CDS encoding Lrp/AsnC family transcriptional regulator, whose amino-acid sequence MSSQKRATTGRSAAQIDEIGYRILEVLRDNGRISIAALAQEVGISRANAYARVEALTRAGVITGYTAQVDPARAGLGICALVFVTVHPQTWPDFLEVISQMRDIESAKITTGEHDVMLLIRGGDVNVIHGFVVGVIAALPQVKSVETVLVLDEVFDRGYLLPSDLSARAEAVAERGLMRYTRTNPDRPSRIG is encoded by the coding sequence ATGAGTTCACAGAAGCGCGCAACGACTGGACGTTCGGCCGCTCAGATCGACGAGATCGGCTATCGCATCCTCGAGGTCTTGCGAGATAACGGTCGCATCTCGATTGCTGCACTGGCCCAGGAGGTCGGCATCTCGCGTGCCAACGCCTATGCCCGCGTCGAGGCACTCACGCGCGCGGGAGTGATCACCGGGTACACGGCCCAGGTCGATCCCGCACGCGCGGGTCTGGGCATTTGCGCGCTCGTCTTCGTCACGGTGCATCCGCAGACCTGGCCGGACTTCCTCGAGGTCATCTCACAGATGCGGGACATCGAGTCCGCCAAGATCACCACCGGAGAACATGACGTGATGCTCCTCATCAGGGGTGGCGACGTGAATGTCATCCACGGGTTCGTCGTCGGAGTCATCGCTGCTCTCCCGCAGGTCAAGAGCGTGGAGACGGTCCTGGTCCTGGACGAGGTGTTCGACCGTGGCTACCTGCTTCCGAGCGACCTGTCGGCCCGTGCGGAAGCCGTGGCTGAACGCGGACTGATGCGCTACACCCGGACCAACCCGGACCGTCCCAGCCGGATCGGGTGA
- a CDS encoding ROK family transcriptional regulator: MQQPTSISAPSRAAGVGALLQLLRDGGPRTRADLVNETGMGRSTVTLRLDALLRTGLVRAEAGSSTGGRPPTAVRFEPSARTVLAVDVGAAHLAIAVTDLSGTVLAEHREPIAIDEGPQAVLERVRRAGTTLLTDLAPHPPLAGVGVGLPGPVEHATGRPRTPPIMPGWDGADVAGILGATFDVPVLVDNDVDLMALGEHAEVYPEIEHLMFVTIATGIGAGIIAGGSLVRGADGAAGDLGHIAVPGGAPVPCTCGNTGCLEALASGPALIHALRAAQRPVSTAEDVLALVADGDVEAAERMRLAGQNLGAVLAGCVNLLNPSVIVIGGPFAAAGSPLFTGIEQVVRARSLPLATARLRVVPSRTEGRAGLLGAARAVADHVLAPVAVEAMPEV, from the coding sequence GTGCAGCAGCCCACCTCCATCTCCGCGCCCTCGCGGGCCGCGGGCGTGGGCGCCTTGCTGCAACTTCTCCGCGACGGGGGGCCACGAACTCGTGCCGATCTGGTCAACGAGACCGGGATGGGCCGCTCGACGGTGACACTGCGACTCGACGCCTTGCTACGCACCGGTCTGGTCCGCGCCGAAGCGGGGTCTTCGACCGGAGGGCGTCCACCGACGGCCGTTCGGTTCGAACCCAGCGCACGGACGGTGCTAGCCGTGGACGTCGGTGCCGCGCACCTGGCGATAGCGGTCACCGACCTCTCCGGCACGGTGCTCGCCGAGCATCGAGAACCGATCGCGATCGATGAAGGACCGCAGGCTGTGCTTGAGCGGGTGCGTCGAGCGGGCACCACGCTGCTCACAGATCTCGCGCCACATCCACCGTTGGCCGGAGTCGGTGTCGGTCTGCCCGGTCCGGTCGAGCATGCGACGGGCAGGCCGCGAACTCCGCCGATCATGCCGGGCTGGGACGGTGCCGATGTGGCCGGCATCCTCGGGGCGACCTTCGATGTCCCGGTCCTGGTGGACAACGATGTCGATCTGATGGCGCTCGGTGAGCACGCCGAGGTCTACCCGGAGATCGAGCACCTGATGTTCGTGACGATCGCCACCGGGATCGGAGCTGGGATCATCGCCGGCGGTTCGCTCGTGCGGGGCGCCGATGGTGCAGCCGGTGACCTTGGACACATCGCCGTCCCCGGCGGGGCACCGGTGCCGTGCACCTGCGGGAACACCGGGTGCCTGGAGGCCCTGGCCAGTGGTCCAGCGCTCATCCACGCTCTCCGGGCCGCGCAGCGCCCGGTGTCCACAGCGGAGGATGTGCTCGCCCTCGTGGCCGACGGTGATGTGGAGGCCGCCGAACGGATGCGCCTGGCGGGGCAGAATCTCGGCGCCGTACTCGCCGGCTGTGTCAATCTGCTCAACCCGTCAGTGATCGTGATCGGCGGACCGTTCGCCGCTGCCGGGAGTCCATTGTTCACGGGAATCGAGCAGGTGGTGCGGGCCCGGTCACTGCCACTCGCCACCGCCCGGTTACGTGTGGTGCCCAGCCGGACCGAGGGGCGCGCGGGCCTGCTGGGCGCTGCCCGCGCTGTGGCTGATCATGTCCTCGCCCCGGTGGCCGTTGAAGCGATGCCCGAGGTCTAG
- a CDS encoding Gfo/Idh/MocA family protein yields the protein MTTQSPPLNVAMIGYAFMGAAHSQGWRVAPRFFDLPLTPVQHVICGRNQDNLDAAAAKLGWAHTETDWRTAITRDDVDLVDVCTPGNTHAEIAIAALEAGKHVLCEKPLANSVEEAEQMVAAAERAPNGAKAMVGFTYRRVPAIQLARQLVAEGELGQIRQVRAQYLQDWLADPQAPLSWRLQKDVAGSGALGDIGAHIADAVQFITGEQITGVSGLTETFVEERPIETERAGIAGVGGSELGPVTVDDAAIWLARLSGGAIGTFEATRFAWGRKNALRIEINGTHGSIAFDLDRLNELQYFDAREGARTNGFRTIQVTEGEHPYIAAWWPPGHGLGYEHGFTHQVVDLVTALAEGSQPEPSFADGLRVQRVLAAVEESSTAHSGWIAVPA from the coding sequence ATGACCACGCAGAGTCCGCCACTGAACGTGGCGATGATCGGCTACGCCTTCATGGGTGCCGCGCACTCCCAGGGGTGGCGAGTGGCCCCCCGCTTCTTCGACCTCCCGCTGACCCCGGTCCAGCATGTGATCTGCGGACGAAACCAGGACAACCTCGACGCGGCCGCCGCCAAGCTCGGCTGGGCCCACACCGAGACGGACTGGCGCACGGCCATCACACGGGACGACGTCGACCTCGTGGATGTGTGCACCCCCGGAAACACGCACGCCGAGATCGCCATCGCCGCCCTGGAGGCCGGCAAGCACGTGCTGTGCGAGAAGCCGCTGGCGAACTCGGTCGAGGAGGCCGAGCAGATGGTCGCCGCTGCCGAGAGGGCCCCGAACGGGGCGAAGGCGATGGTGGGCTTCACGTACCGGCGCGTGCCTGCGATTCAGCTGGCCCGTCAGCTGGTGGCCGAAGGGGAGCTGGGTCAGATCCGTCAGGTACGCGCCCAGTACCTGCAGGACTGGCTCGCCGACCCGCAGGCCCCGCTCTCGTGGCGGCTGCAGAAGGACGTCGCCGGGTCCGGGGCGCTGGGCGACATCGGTGCCCACATCGCCGATGCGGTCCAGTTCATCACCGGAGAGCAGATCACAGGGGTGTCCGGGCTGACCGAGACGTTCGTCGAGGAGCGCCCGATCGAGACCGAGCGGGCCGGCATCGCCGGCGTCGGGGGCAGCGAGCTCGGCCCGGTCACGGTGGACGACGCCGCGATCTGGCTGGCGCGCCTCTCCGGCGGGGCGATCGGCACGTTCGAGGCCACCCGCTTCGCCTGGGGCCGTAAGAACGCGCTGCGCATCGAGATCAACGGCACCCACGGGTCGATCGCTTTCGACCTGGATCGACTCAACGAGCTGCAGTATTTCGACGCCCGCGAAGGAGCCCGCACGAACGGGTTCCGCACGATCCAGGTCACCGAAGGTGAGCATCCCTATATCGCGGCCTGGTGGCCCCCCGGCCATGGTCTCGGCTACGAGCACGGCTTCACCCACCAGGTGGTGGATCTGGTCACCGCGCTCGCCGAGGGCTCCCAGCCCGAACCGTCGTTCGCGGACGGCCTGCGGGTACAGCGTGTACTCGCGGCCGTCGAGGAGTCCTCCACGGCGCACAGCGGGTGGATCGCCGTCCCCGCCTGA
- a CDS encoding sugar phosphate isomerase/epimerase family protein yields MARPITLFTGQWADMPFEELCRRAGEWGYDGLEIACWGDHLDPNRAATDDAYVAEKLAILEKNNLKVWTISNHLKGQAVCDDPIDQRHRDILPDSVWGDGDPEGVRQRAAEEMKNTARAAKRLGVTTVTGFTGSAIWKYVAMFPPVRDELVEAGYTDFADRWNPILDVFEEEGVRFALEVHPSEIAYDYWTTVKTLEAIGHRESFGINWDPSHMVWQQLDPVGFLLDFPEKIFHVHCKDTKVRINNGRNGRLSSHLPWADPRRGWDFISTGHGDVPWEDAFRALNHIGYDGPLSVEWEDAGMDRLVGAPEALEFVRNLSKYEPSEAAFDAAFSTR; encoded by the coding sequence ATGGCACGACCGATCACCCTGTTCACCGGCCAGTGGGCCGATATGCCGTTCGAGGAACTGTGCCGCCGGGCGGGCGAGTGGGGCTATGACGGCCTCGAGATCGCCTGCTGGGGCGACCACCTCGACCCCAACCGGGCCGCCACCGACGATGCCTATGTCGCCGAGAAGCTCGCCATCCTGGAGAAGAACAACCTCAAGGTCTGGACCATCTCCAACCACCTCAAGGGTCAGGCCGTCTGCGATGACCCGATCGACCAGCGCCACCGCGACATCCTCCCGGACTCGGTCTGGGGCGACGGCGATCCCGAGGGTGTGCGCCAGCGCGCCGCTGAGGAGATGAAGAACACCGCGCGCGCAGCCAAGCGTCTCGGGGTCACGACCGTCACCGGGTTCACCGGTTCAGCGATCTGGAAGTACGTGGCGATGTTCCCGCCGGTGCGGGACGAACTCGTCGAGGCCGGGTACACCGACTTCGCCGACCGGTGGAACCCGATCCTGGACGTCTTCGAGGAAGAGGGCGTGCGGTTCGCGCTCGAGGTGCACCCCAGCGAGATCGCCTACGACTACTGGACCACCGTCAAGACGCTCGAAGCGATCGGGCACCGGGAGTCCTTCGGGATCAACTGGGACCCCAGCCACATGGTCTGGCAGCAGCTCGACCCGGTCGGCTTCCTGCTGGACTTCCCCGAGAAGATCTTCCACGTGCACTGCAAGGACACCAAGGTGCGCATCAACAACGGCCGCAACGGCCGGTTGTCCTCACACCTGCCGTGGGCCGACCCGCGCCGCGGGTGGGACTTCATCTCCACCGGTCACGGGGACGTGCCGTGGGAGGACGCGTTCCGCGCGCTCAACCACATCGGCTACGACGGCCCGCTCTCGGTGGAGTGGGAGGACGCCGGCATGGACCGACTGGTCGGGGCGCCTGAAGCGCTCGAGTTCGTGCGCAACCTGAGCAAGTACGAACCGTCGGAGGCTGCCTTCGACGCGGCGTTCTCCACCCGCTGA
- a CDS encoding cob(I)yrinic acid a,c-diamide adenosyltransferase — protein sequence MRIYTRTGDDGSTGRLYGGRVAKTDPLMDTSGDLDEVVALLGVARAAVPAAASVTRAAHADQDQLAEIILRLQRELFVVGADLAVNPERRHKLEPGVSLVTEEMVAGLESLIDELVAERPLRPVFVVPGATPLGAALDHARAVARRAERHALAAREAGGQVSTAVGHYLNRLSDLLFVLARHAAGETDEPTTR from the coding sequence ATGAGGATCTACACGCGCACCGGCGACGACGGAAGCACCGGACGGCTCTACGGCGGTCGCGTTGCCAAGACCGACCCCCTGATGGACACCAGCGGGGACCTGGACGAAGTGGTCGCGTTGCTGGGGGTGGCGCGGGCAGCGGTGCCGGCAGCCGCATCTGTGACGAGAGCAGCACACGCTGATCAGGATCAGCTCGCTGAGATCATCCTCCGACTCCAGCGCGAGTTGTTCGTGGTCGGTGCGGACCTGGCCGTGAACCCAGAGCGGCGGCACAAACTCGAGCCGGGGGTCTCGTTGGTCACCGAGGAGATGGTGGCCGGCTTGGAGTCGCTGATCGACGAGTTGGTCGCCGAGCGCCCGCTGCGCCCGGTGTTCGTGGTGCCCGGTGCGACCCCGCTTGGTGCGGCCCTCGATCATGCCCGAGCGGTGGCGCGGCGTGCGGAACGGCACGCCCTGGCCGCCCGCGAGGCGGGCGGCCAGGTGAGCACCGCCGTCGGGCACTACCTGAATCGGCTCTCGGATCTGTTATTCGTACTCGCCCGGCATGCGGCGGGCGAGACAGACGAACCCACCACCCGCTGA
- a CDS encoding energy-coupling factor transporter transmembrane component T: protein MNTITHPLAWWAWAAGAAVAIMRIGEPTVTMLLLLAVVLVALACRADTPWARAFPVALALGVVIVVLRVGFYVVVGLGDSSPVLWDLPEIPLPGWFTNLTLLGPVHADGLRQAATAGLTLATLVITFGAVNAVANPRLALRSLPASLHHLGAAAVIAVSVTPQLLSAIVRVRRAQRLRGAPARGLRAFTARLVPVLAGALDQALDLAASMDARGYARAHRGGGTFVTVALVVALAAAVGGTYALLDVQAPRPLAVVLLAMGVVLAVAGSVAASRAVVRTRYRRQPWDGRAWLVSGAGLVAAVLAVAVTAAARTTWPVALPGQLPLVLGGVAALVVALPAVIGPAEREAR, encoded by the coding sequence ATGAACACGATCACGCACCCACTGGCATGGTGGGCGTGGGCCGCGGGCGCGGCCGTCGCCATCATGCGGATCGGTGAGCCGACGGTGACGATGCTCCTCCTGCTCGCGGTGGTCCTGGTGGCGCTCGCCTGCCGGGCGGATACTCCATGGGCGAGGGCCTTTCCCGTGGCTCTGGCCCTCGGGGTGGTGATCGTGGTGCTGCGGGTGGGCTTCTATGTGGTGGTCGGGCTCGGTGATTCCAGCCCGGTGCTCTGGGATCTGCCCGAGATCCCGTTGCCGGGATGGTTCACCAACCTCACTTTGCTCGGGCCGGTACATGCCGATGGGTTGCGCCAGGCCGCCACGGCCGGCCTGACCCTCGCCACGCTCGTCATCACCTTCGGCGCGGTGAACGCCGTCGCGAACCCGCGACTGGCGCTGCGCAGCCTGCCTGCCTCCCTGCACCACCTCGGTGCCGCGGCGGTGATCGCCGTCTCGGTCACCCCGCAGCTCCTCTCGGCCATCGTCCGGGTCCGCCGGGCCCAGCGCCTGCGGGGCGCTCCGGCTCGTGGTCTGCGGGCCTTCACGGCACGGTTGGTCCCTGTGCTGGCCGGTGCGCTCGATCAGGCGCTGGACCTGGCCGCGTCGATGGACGCGCGCGGCTATGCCCGGGCGCACCGGGGTGGGGGCACGTTCGTCACGGTGGCGCTGGTGGTGGCGCTCGCAGCCGCGGTCGGCGGAACCTACGCACTGCTGGACGTGCAAGCACCCCGGCCCCTCGCCGTCGTGCTCCTTGCCATGGGCGTGGTGCTTGCCGTGGCGGGCTCGGTCGCTGCATCCCGGGCGGTGGTGCGCACCCGCTACCGCCGGCAACCCTGGGACGGCCGAGCGTGGCTGGTGTCCGGGGCCGGCCTGGTGGCTGCGGTGCTCGCAGTGGCCGTCACCGCCGCGGCACGCACGACCTGGCCGGTCGCCCTGCCGGGTCAACTGCCACTGGTGCTCGGCGGCGTTGCCGCACTCGTCGTGGCGCTCCCCGCTGTGATCGGCCCGGCCGAGAGGGAGGCGCGATGA
- a CDS encoding ABC transporter ATP-binding protein codes for MIQIDGLGVAYGTRAVLDDVSAVVEEGELCLVVGPTGSGKSTLLGAVSARVPHLTGGTVTGTVRVAGRDTRTHRPRDLADVVGVVGQDPLATFVTDVVEDELAFAMEQLGVPPVLMRRRVEEVLDLLGLADLRSRQLSTLSGGEQQRVAIGAVLTAQPRVLVLDEPTSALDPGAAEDVLAALARLVHDAGVTVLLAEHRLERVVGFADRVIALDGGRAQVGDPAAVLATAAVAPPVVELGRAAGWDPVPLTVREARRRSAGLRERLGSPESAQAGRTADDADAAVPVDRAAAPLRAERLRVTYGPMVALAGVDVSVPAGVVTAVMGRNGAGKSSLLWALAGAQKSSGGRVRGSATRRDGSDGSDGTVRTGVALVPQSPEDLLYLLTVAQECRTADEAAARPAGATRTVLDRLLPGVPEEANPRDLSEGQRLALAVAIQLVREPEVLLLDEPTRGLDYISKRHLVMMLRELAAQGRGVLVATHDVEFAAQVAHRVVQLAAGEVVAEGPARAVLADSALFAPQVAKVLSPAPWLTVDEVRAALPGDLGSSR; via the coding sequence ATGATCCAGATCGATGGCCTAGGCGTGGCCTACGGCACCCGCGCCGTGCTCGACGACGTCAGCGCCGTCGTCGAGGAGGGCGAGTTGTGCCTGGTGGTGGGACCCACCGGATCGGGTAAGTCCACTCTGTTGGGCGCCGTGAGCGCACGAGTACCGCACCTGACCGGCGGAACGGTGACTGGCACTGTGCGAGTGGCAGGCAGGGACACCCGCACGCACCGTCCTCGCGACCTCGCGGACGTCGTCGGGGTGGTGGGGCAGGACCCGCTCGCCACCTTCGTGACCGACGTGGTCGAGGACGAGCTCGCCTTCGCGATGGAACAGCTGGGTGTGCCGCCGGTGCTGATGCGCCGCCGCGTGGAGGAGGTGCTCGACCTGCTCGGACTTGCCGATCTGCGCAGCCGGCAGTTGAGCACGCTCTCCGGTGGCGAGCAGCAACGGGTCGCGATTGGTGCGGTGCTCACCGCCCAACCGCGCGTGCTGGTGCTCGACGAACCCACCTCCGCGCTCGACCCGGGCGCGGCCGAGGATGTGCTCGCCGCCCTCGCCCGCCTCGTCCACGACGCTGGGGTGACGGTGCTGCTCGCCGAGCACCGGCTCGAACGCGTGGTCGGTTTCGCCGACCGGGTGATCGCCCTGGACGGCGGTCGTGCCCAGGTGGGAGATCCCGCCGCAGTCCTCGCTACGGCCGCCGTGGCACCGCCCGTGGTGGAGTTGGGCCGCGCGGCCGGGTGGGATCCGGTGCCGCTCACCGTCCGAGAGGCCCGACGGCGGTCCGCCGGCCTGCGCGAACGTCTCGGTTCGCCTGAGTCCGCCCAAGCGGGCCGCACTGCTGACGATGCCGACGCTGCCGTCCCCGTCGATCGTGCTGCCGCACCGTTGCGCGCCGAACGCCTGCGCGTGACATACGGCCCGATGGTGGCCCTTGCCGGGGTGGACGTGAGCGTACCCGCGGGCGTGGTGACGGCGGTGATGGGCCGCAACGGAGCAGGGAAGTCCTCGTTGCTGTGGGCGCTGGCCGGGGCCCAGAAGTCCTCCGGTGGGCGGGTGCGTGGATCGGCCACTCGTCGTGACGGCTCTGACGGCTCTGACGGTACGGTCCGTACCGGGGTAGCGCTCGTCCCGCAGTCTCCGGAAGACCTGCTCTACCTGCTCACCGTGGCTCAGGAGTGCCGCACCGCCGATGAGGCTGCCGCCCGACCCGCGGGCGCCACCCGTACCGTGCTGGATCGCCTTCTGCCCGGCGTGCCCGAGGAGGCAAACCCACGCGACCTCTCCGAGGGGCAGCGACTCGCACTCGCCGTGGCGATTCAACTGGTTCGGGAACCCGAGGTCCTGCTGCTGGACGAGCCCACCCGCGGCCTGGACTACATCTCGAAACGTCACCTGGTGATGATGCTGCGTGAGTTGGCAGCGCAGGGTCGAGGGGTACTGGTGGCCACTCATGACGTCGAGTTCGCAGCACAGGTGGCGCACCGCGTGGTCCAACTCGCCGCGGGGGAGGTCGTGGCGGAGGGGCCTGCACGTGCGGTGCTCGCCGATTCGGCACTGTTCGCACCGCAGGTGGCGAAGGTGCTCAGCCCGGCGCCGTGGCTCACCGTGGACGAAGTGCGCGCCGCGCTGCCGGGGGATCTGGGGAGTTCGAGGTGA
- a CDS encoding ECF transporter S component codes for MTVVSDRPWLAARAVPVGPRLTVSLVLVSAVGLLAFAWPLLVDAGAVLDGDATAPLVLGVVLGASLLVVATAVSDGGMDVRAVAMLGLLAAVGALIRPLAAGTGGVETVFVLLVLGGRVFGPGFGFLLGGTTLFASALLTGGVGPWLPYQMLGAAWVGLGAGLLPHRIGWGRAQVRVRGVGELVLLATYGALASVLFGIAMNLSFWPFLLGAATEISFIPGAAVTENLHRFLTYSVVTSLPWDLTRAVTTVLGVAVAGHAVLVTLRRAARRAVFVA; via the coding sequence GTGACTGTGGTCTCGGACCGGCCGTGGCTGGCGGCCCGCGCCGTGCCCGTGGGGCCGCGACTGACTGTCTCGCTCGTGCTGGTCTCTGCAGTTGGCCTGTTGGCGTTCGCCTGGCCGCTGCTCGTGGATGCGGGAGCTGTCTTGGACGGGGATGCGACGGCACCCCTGGTGCTCGGGGTGGTCCTCGGCGCGTCCCTGCTGGTGGTGGCCACAGCGGTCAGCGACGGCGGGATGGACGTGCGGGCGGTGGCAATGCTTGGGCTACTCGCCGCAGTCGGTGCCCTGATCCGGCCGTTGGCGGCCGGGACCGGGGGCGTGGAGACCGTGTTCGTGCTGCTGGTGCTCGGCGGGCGAGTCTTCGGGCCCGGTTTCGGGTTCCTCCTTGGGGGGACGACTCTGTTTGCCTCCGCGCTGCTGACCGGCGGGGTCGGCCCATGGCTGCCTTACCAGATGCTCGGCGCCGCGTGGGTGGGTCTCGGAGCGGGGTTACTTCCGCACCGGATCGGCTGGGGCCGGGCCCAGGTACGCGTGCGTGGGGTCGGTGAGCTGGTCTTGCTGGCCACCTATGGTGCACTCGCTTCAGTCCTGTTCGGCATCGCGATGAACCTGTCCTTCTGGCCTTTCCTGCTCGGGGCGGCCACCGAAATCTCCTTCATTCCCGGAGCTGCCGTGACCGAGAACCTCCACCGGTTCCTCACCTACAGCGTGGTGACGTCCCTGCCCTGGGATCTCACCCGGGCCGTGACCACGGTGCTCGGGGTCGCGGTGGCGGGCCATGCGGTACTGGTGACGCTGCGCCGGGCGGCTCGCCGTGCGGTCTTCGTGGCCTGA
- a CDS encoding 5-oxoprolinase subunit PxpA gives MRSGTLDLNADLGEGVGDDAAMLSVVTSANIACGGHAGDADTMAATCAVALTHGVRIGAHPAYPDRENFGRAPVVISEAVLTNELRTQVRALIEEASAVGAQVTYLKPHGALYHAATRDPEHARAVVTTAAEAGLAVVGPPGSLLLDLAGRAGLGAVPEAFADRAYTSDGGLVPREQPGAVLHDPIVIAERVMQLLRTGTMIADDGTSVSLDIRTLCVHGDTPGAVAIATHVRAALDRAGLSPVSFT, from the coding sequence ATGCGATCGGGAACTTTGGACCTGAACGCTGACCTCGGTGAGGGGGTCGGCGATGACGCCGCGATGCTCAGTGTCGTGACCAGCGCCAACATCGCGTGCGGCGGCCACGCGGGAGATGCCGACACGATGGCAGCGACCTGTGCGGTGGCGCTCACCCACGGGGTACGGATCGGGGCGCACCCGGCGTATCCGGACCGGGAGAACTTCGGGCGAGCGCCGGTCGTGATCAGTGAAGCGGTACTCACGAACGAGCTGCGGACTCAGGTGCGCGCCCTGATCGAGGAGGCGAGCGCCGTCGGGGCGCAGGTGACCTACCTGAAGCCGCACGGGGCGCTGTACCACGCGGCCACGCGCGATCCTGAGCATGCACGGGCCGTGGTGACGACAGCGGCCGAGGCGGGGCTCGCCGTCGTCGGTCCGCCGGGCTCCCTCCTGCTCGACCTGGCAGGCAGAGCGGGCTTGGGCGCGGTGCCGGAGGCATTTGCCGATCGTGCCTATACCTCCGACGGCGGCCTCGTCCCCCGGGAACAGCCCGGCGCCGTGCTGCACGATCCCATCGTGATCGCCGAGCGTGTGATGCAGCTGCTGCGCACCGGCACGATGATCGCTGACGACGGTACGTCCGTTTCGCTGGACATTCGCACCCTGTGTGTGCACGGGGATACGCCCGGCGCCGTCGCGATCGCTACACACGTGCGTGCCGCTCTCGATCGAGCCGGCCTGAGCCCTGTGTCGTTTACATGA
- a CDS encoding 5-oxoprolinase subunit B family protein, translating to MSLRVLPSGERAVLFEVADLAAVHALAGAVQAAQAQGRLARVQDVVPASRTVLVTVAEESALAEVVAFAEQTEQTTRAERAQAEGVNRLGDHEGDGDVVVIDVRYDGPDLDDVARLTHMSTAEVIARHTGTTYTVDFLGFAPGFAYLSGLDPVLHVSRLDTPRTSVPAGAVAIAGDRAAVYPRSSPGGWRLLGRTDAVLFDVTADPPALLQAGARVQFREVC from the coding sequence ATGAGCCTGCGCGTACTGCCCAGCGGGGAACGAGCCGTGCTGTTCGAGGTGGCCGACCTGGCGGCCGTGCACGCTCTTGCCGGCGCTGTCCAGGCTGCGCAGGCGCAGGGCCGGCTGGCCCGAGTGCAGGACGTGGTGCCCGCGTCGCGGACCGTCCTGGTGACCGTGGCCGAGGAGTCGGCGCTTGCAGAGGTGGTGGCGTTCGCTGAGCAGACGGAGCAGACCACGCGAGCAGAACGTGCCCAGGCGGAGGGCGTGAACCGACTCGGCGACCACGAGGGCGATGGCGATGTGGTGGTCATTGACGTCCGCTACGACGGCCCAGACCTGGACGATGTCGCTCGCCTCACCCACATGAGCACGGCCGAGGTGATCGCCCGGCACACCGGGACGACGTACACCGTGGACTTCCTCGGCTTCGCGCCCGGTTTCGCCTACCTCTCCGGACTCGACCCGGTTCTGCATGTGTCACGCCTGGACACTCCGCGCACGTCTGTACCCGCCGGGGCTGTGGCGATCGCGGGGGACAGGGCCGCCGTCTACCCCCGCTCCTCCCCGGGCGGCTGGCGACTGCTGGGACGTACCGACGCCGTGCTGTTCGACGTCACGGCCGACCCGCCCGCGCTGCTGCAGGCTGGGGCACGGGTCCAGTTCCGGGAGGTGTGCTGA
- a CDS encoding biotin-dependent carboxyltransferase family protein: MLRVLDAGLVLIEDLGRAGHASSGVPVSGAADRGALVAANRRLGNSDDAPALEIMLGRLHLRAEQEVLVTLAGASAPLKADGMVHPPGAVVMLPAGAELVLRTPPWGLRSYLAVRGGLDVPLVLGSASHDVLSGLGPPPVQAGDMLAVGAGTGPVPTIDAGHGSAHMPFLLDVLPGPRREWFTPAAVETFLSEPYTVTDTGDRVGVRLDGPVLERARPGELASEGVVRGSIQVPPDGKPLIFGPDHPVTGGYPVIGVLTEAAADASAQIRPGQQVRFRHRGW; the protein is encoded by the coding sequence ATGCTGCGGGTGCTGGATGCCGGGCTCGTGCTGATCGAGGACCTCGGCCGCGCCGGCCATGCCTCCTCCGGGGTGCCGGTCTCCGGGGCGGCTGACCGGGGCGCCCTGGTGGCCGCTAATCGGAGGTTGGGCAACTCTGATGATGCCCCGGCCCTGGAGATCATGCTGGGCCGGTTACACCTGCGCGCCGAGCAGGAGGTGCTCGTGACCCTCGCCGGTGCATCGGCGCCGCTGAAGGCCGACGGCATGGTGCATCCGCCCGGAGCGGTGGTGATGCTCCCGGCCGGGGCCGAGCTGGTCTTGCGTACTCCGCCGTGGGGGCTACGTAGCTATCTGGCCGTCCGGGGCGGGCTGGACGTGCCGCTCGTGCTCGGATCGGCCAGTCACGACGTGCTCTCCGGGCTCGGGCCCCCGCCCGTGCAGGCGGGGGACATGTTGGCCGTCGGTGCGGGGACCGGCCCGGTCCCGACGATCGACGCCGGCCACGGGTCTGCGCATATGCCCTTCCTGCTCGACGTGCTGCCCGGGCCGCGACGGGAGTGGTTCACACCCGCCGCGGTGGAGACGTTCCTGTCCGAGCCGTACACGGTGACCGACACCGGCGACCGGGTGGGGGTGCGTCTGGACGGCCCGGTACTGGAACGGGCACGCCCCGGCGAGCTTGCGTCGGAGGGCGTGGTGCGCGGGAGCATCCAGGTGCCGCCGGACGGGAAGCCGTTGATCTTCGGGCCCGACCACCCGGTGACAGGCGGCTACCCGGTGATCGGGGTGCTCACCGAGGCCGCCGCCGATGCCTCCGCGCAGATTCGGCCCGGGCAGCAGGTCAGATTCCGGCACCGAGGCTGGTGA